A stretch of the Mustela nigripes isolate SB6536 chromosome X, MUSNIG.SB6536, whole genome shotgun sequence genome encodes the following:
- the TIMM17B gene encoding mitochondrial import inner membrane translocase subunit Tim17-B isoform X1 yields MEEYAREPCPWRIVDDCGGAFTMGVIGGGVFQAIKGFRNAPVGIRHRMRGSVNAVRIRAPQIGGSFAVWGGLFSTIDCGLVRLRGKEDPWNSITSGALTGAVLAARSGPLAMVGSAMMGGILLALIEGVGILLTRYTAQQFRNAPPFLEDPSQLPPKEGTPAPGYPSYQQYH; encoded by the exons ATGGAGGAATACGCGCGGGAGCCTTG CCCATGGCGAATCGTGGACGATTGCGGTGGAGCCTTCACTATGGGTGTTATCGGCGGTGGAGTCTTCCAGGCCATCAAGGGCTTCCGCAATGCCCCTGTC GGAATTCGGCACCGAATGAGAGGCAGTGTCAACGCTGTGAGGATCCGAGCCCCCCAGATTGGAG GTAGCTTCGCGGTGTGGGGGGGCCTGTTCTCCACCATCGACTGTGGCCTGGTGCGCCTGCGGGGCAAAGAAGACCCCTGGAACTCCATCACCAGCGGAGCATTGACCGGGGCTGTGCTGGCAGCCCGCA gtGGCCCACTGGCCATGGTGGGCTCGGCCATGATGGGGGGCATCCTCTTGGCCCTCATAGAGGGTGTTGGTATCCTCCTTACTCGCTATACAGCTCAGCAGTTTCGCAACG CACCCCCGTTCCTGGAGGACCCCAGCCAGCTGCCCCCTAAGGAGGGTACCCCAGCCCCAGGCTATCCCAGCTATCAGCAGTACCACTGA
- the TIMM17B gene encoding mitochondrial import inner membrane translocase subunit Tim17-B isoform X2 produces the protein MGVIGGGVFQAIKGFRNAPVGIRHRMRGSVNAVRIRAPQIGGSFAVWGGLFSTIDCGLVRLRGKEDPWNSITSGALTGAVLAARSGPLAMVGSAMMGGILLALIEGVGILLTRYTAQQFRNAPPFLEDPSQLPPKEGTPAPGYPSYQQYH, from the exons ATGGGTGTTATCGGCGGTGGAGTCTTCCAGGCCATCAAGGGCTTCCGCAATGCCCCTGTC GGAATTCGGCACCGAATGAGAGGCAGTGTCAACGCTGTGAGGATCCGAGCCCCCCAGATTGGAG GTAGCTTCGCGGTGTGGGGGGGCCTGTTCTCCACCATCGACTGTGGCCTGGTGCGCCTGCGGGGCAAAGAAGACCCCTGGAACTCCATCACCAGCGGAGCATTGACCGGGGCTGTGCTGGCAGCCCGCA gtGGCCCACTGGCCATGGTGGGCTCGGCCATGATGGGGGGCATCCTCTTGGCCCTCATAGAGGGTGTTGGTATCCTCCTTACTCGCTATACAGCTCAGCAGTTTCGCAACG CACCCCCGTTCCTGGAGGACCCCAGCCAGCTGCCCCCTAAGGAGGGTACCCCAGCCCCAGGCTATCCCAGCTATCAGCAGTACCACTGA